One Bartonella tribocorum CIP 105476 genomic window carries:
- a CDS encoding type IV secretion system protein codes for MKKQFIIIGVITLLGMMSLAHASGSPQTYTCNFLELGLAEYQKNTFGADLTGILEKCAQSPSPTPPPQPAPPPQPAPPPQPALPEEYSEILQLLKKGEIIELLKKQLDSKRQQLSQVEKAYQAITKSQKTNPKQIDFSSFFLKEPEFLYTDSKLSRQSYREVLEEENKVSGNFDQISKAIFGRLQSVSVQDKAVSLESFENVKSRFQYLRGLLDELQTKEKLKDIADLQAHIDGTLAMIQNEFIKMEMVAYLHDAEQSLIKRKRRELDMMFFDHEKNQMPIIR; via the coding sequence ATGAAAAAGCAATTTATTATAATAGGGGTGATTACCCTTTTGGGAATGATGAGTTTGGCGCATGCATCGGGTTCTCCTCAAACATATACATGCAATTTTCTAGAGTTGGGACTTGCAGAATATCAAAAGAATACATTTGGAGCAGACCTCACTGGAATCCTAGAAAAATGTGCACAATCTCCATCACCTACTCCACCGCCACAACCTGCCCCACCGCCACAACCTGCCCCACCACCACAACCTGCTCTACCAGAAGAATATTCGGAAATCCTTCAGCTTTTAAAAAAAGGAGAAATTATTGAGCTCTTAAAAAAACAACTTGACTCGAAAAGACAACAACTTTCACAAGTAGAAAAAGCTTATCAGGCTATAACAAAGAGTCAGAAAACAAACCCAAAGCAAATAGACTTTTCTAGTTTTTTTCTTAAAGAGCCAGAATTTCTCTATACAGACAGTAAGCTTTCAAGGCAATCGTATCGAGAGGTCTTGGAGGAAGAAAACAAAGTTTCTGGGAATTTTGATCAAATCAGCAAAGCTATTTTTGGGCGTTTACAATCTGTATCGGTTCAAGATAAAGCTGTGAGTTTGGAAAGTTTTGAAAACGTAAAAAGTCGTTTTCAATACCTCAGAGGACTACTCGATGAGCTTCAAACAAAAGAAAAACTGAAAGACATTGCAGACCTTCAAGCACATATCGATGGTACATTAGCTATGATCCAAAATGAATTTATAAAAATGGAAATGGTAGCGTATTTACATGACGCTGAGCAATCACTTATCAAAAGGAAAAGACGCGAACTTGATATGATGTTTTTTGACCATGAAAAAAACCAGATGCCGATCATACGGTGA